A genome region from Setaria italica strain Yugu1 chromosome III, Setaria_italica_v2.0, whole genome shotgun sequence includes the following:
- the LOC101757936 gene encoding uncharacterized protein LOC101757936 has product MASRRRLGLLLPLLSLALLLLTVLASDPTAPAVAAAGISGQPSAYEMLEGFGFPRGILPEGVTGYTYRASDGAFEVFMGGDCEFDVDGGYRLTYRRRIYGNVEGGSIRNLGGVSVRMFLLNWGIDRVVMEDAGHLMFYVGPLSQAFPADNFEESPQCRGRRCGGVAAGDVGAAGGVAAM; this is encoded by the coding sequence atggcctctCGGCggcgcctcggcctcctcctgccTCTCCTCTcgctcgccctcctcctcctcaccgtcTTGGCGTCCGACCCGACGGCCCCGGCCGTGGCCGCAGCCGGCATCTCCGGCCAGCCGAGCGCGTACGAGATGCTGGAGGGGTTCGGGTTCCCGAGGGGCATCCTGCCGGAGGGCGTGACGGGGTACACGTACCGGGCGTCCGACGGCGCGTTCGAGGTGTTCATGGGCGGCGACTGCGAGTTCGACGTCGACGGCGGGTACCGGCTCACGTACCGGCGGAGGATCTACGGCAACGTCGAGGGCGGCAGCATCCGGAACCTCGGCGGCGTCTCGGtgcgcatgttcctcctcaACTGGGGCATCGACCGCGTCGTCATGGAGGACGCCGGACACCTCATGTTCTACGTCGGCCCGCTCTCGCAGGCCTTCCCCGCCGACAACTTCGAGGAGTCGCCCCAGTGCCggggccgccgctgcggcggcgtggCTGCCGGTGATGTTGGTGCCGCCGGTGGCGTGGCGGCGATGTAG
- the LOC101758352 gene encoding uncharacterized protein At5g08430 isoform X2 → MTIMIEKNVDVDSDGERADFNDRATYEFLFKEYWEIVRDKEGMTLDKLEEAYAILKRGQNCKPDPDLEKLPDEERNSDAEFVGHSDDSDEELSSRAKLNGMTMKIKSFRKGAKSMRNGFVGWGSKELIEFLSSIGKDTSETLDQYGVADVVKNYIRQNDLLQKDKKKLVICDEKLQPLFRKSKVRYNKIHYLLERHIAANMILEDEALASSEDNRDSVMTKKARIASYQPSAPKCTPEINKRCFASLVCDNINLIYLRRSLVVHLLKEPDTFESKVIGCFVRIKNDRKDYSFHMHKKLYQLGQVTGIRKTTEEDKIKDISNVLLCIFNMPDISISMLSDEDFDEEECQDLHLLAQNKSFKRYTVGDLEEKARSLRRDIMSHWINRELQRLDRLIDMANEKGWRKAKDEYLDKKQLLRKPSEQQRLLEEVPRVIPEMEDSKDTEVQVTTRDRSTKKSTVAFQGTNAGSTVSLKRCSEEKYKGTNGTRASFFKSTAEEKFKGTGGERELSLKSLSEEKSEANNVCGIPSVQNLDNNAADKGAEVSVDGDTAGAIVQRQSIEATDVITIDDDDDDHPCEKSGQATVDLDADDAGDTHHAEHKTNNISRRGHRNVKVKRGASLHMRMWHYIDPQGDEQGPFTMEHLRNWWNNGYFRDDFRVWRTGQTSDTAIKLIDALQLIDEVVAVTGPHVVDD, encoded by the exons ATGACAATCATGATTGAGAAGAATGTTGATGTTGACTCTGATGGG GAGAGGGCCGATTTCAATGACAGGGCAACTTATGAATTTCTATTCAAGGAGTATTGGGAGATAGTTAGAGACAAGGAGGGCATGACTCTGGATAAACTTGAAGAAGCATATGCTATTCTGAAAAGAGGCCAAAACTGCAAACCAGATCCAGATTTAGAAAAACTTCCTGATGAAGAGCGTAATTCAGATGCTGAGTTTGTGGGCCACAGTGATGATAGTGATGAAGAGCTGTCTTCCCGAGCCAAATTAAATGGAATGACAATGAAAATAAAATCTTTCCGGAAGGGAGCTAAGTCAATGAGGAATGGCTTTGTAGGCTGGGGTTCGAAAGAACTCATTGAATTCCTTTCGTCAATCGGGAAAGATACATCAGAAACTCTAGATCAATatggtgttgctgatgttgTGAAGAACTACATTCGACAAAATGATCTATTGCAAAAAGATAAGAAAAAACTTGTCATATGTGATGAAAAGCTCCAGCCTTTGTTTAGGAAATCAAAAGTGAGGTACAACAAGATACATTACTTGCTAGAAAGGCATATTGCTGCGAACATGATATTGGAGGATGAAGCCCTTGCTAGTTCTGAGGATAACCGTGATTCAGTTATGACAAAGAAAGCACGTATTGCAAGCTATCAGCCCAGTGCCCCGAAGTGTACTCCAGAAATAAACAAGAGATGTTTTGCTTCTCTTGTTTGTGATAACATTAATCTAATCTATTTGAGGAGATCATTAGTTGTGCACCTACTTAAGGAGCCAGATACATTTGAAAGTAAAGTTATTGGCTGTTTTGTTAGAATAAAGAATGACCGCAAAGATTATAGTTTCCACATGCATAAAAAGTTGTACCAGCTTGGACAAGTAACAG GCATTAGGAAAACCACTGAAGAAGACAAGATAAAAGACATTTCAAATGTTCTTTTATGTATTTTCAACATGCCTGACATCAGCATTTCGATGTTGTCAGATGAAGACTTTGATGAG GAAGAATGTCAAGATCTTCATTTGCTGGCCCAGAATAAATCCTTTAAAAGGTATACTGTG GGTGATCTTGAGGAGAAAGCAAGGAGTTTACGCAGGGACATAATGAGTCAT TGGATTAATCGAGAGCTTCAGAGACTGGATAGATTGATTGACATGGCGAACGAGAAAGGTTGGAGAAAGGC TAAGGATGAATACCTGGATAAGAAACAGCTCTTACGCAAACCATCAGAACAACAACGTTTACTTGAAGAGGTCCCACGAGTTATTCCGGAGATGGAAGATAGTAAAGATACTGAAGTTCAAGTTACAACAAGAGACCGGTCTACTAAGAAGAGTACTGTCGCTTTTCAAG GTACCAATGCTGGGAGCAccgtttctttgaaaagatgctcggaagaaaaatataaag GTACCAATGGGACAAGAGCATCATTTTTTAAGAGTACTGCAGAAGAAAAATTCAAAG GTACTGGTGGGGAGAGAGAGCTTTCCTTGAAAAGTTTGTCAGAAGAAAAATCTGAAG CCAATAATGTATGTGGTATTCCATCTGTTCAAAACCTGGACAATAATGCAGCCGATAAAG GTGCTGAAGTGAGTGTTGACGGTGATACAGCTGGAGCAATTGTTCAAAGGCAGAGCATTGAAG CTACTGATGTTATTAccattgatgatgatgatgatgatcaccCGTGTGAGAAAAGTGGACAAGCAACAGTTGATCTAGATGCTGATGACGCTGGGGATACTCATCATGCGGAACACAAGACAAATAACATATCACGCAGAGGCCACAGAAACGTGAAGGTGAAGCGGGGAGCCTCACTGCACATGCGCATGTGGCATTACATCGATCCTCAGGGCGATGAGCAAGGGCCTTTTACGATGGAGCACCTGCGCAATTGGTGGAACAATGGCTACTTCCGCGATGATTTCAGAGTCTGGAGGACAGGCCAAACTAGCGACACTGCCATCAAGCTCATAGATGCTCTGCAGTTGATTGACGAGGTAGTGGCAGTTACGGGGCCTCATGTTGTAGATGACTAG
- the LOC101758352 gene encoding uncharacterized protein At5g08430 isoform X1, giving the protein MTIMIEKNVDVDSDGERADFNDRATYEFLFKEYWEIVRDKEGMTLDKLEEAYAILKRGQNCKPDPDLEKLPDEERNSDAEFVGHSDDSDEELSSRAKLNGMTMKIKSFRKGAKSMRNGFVGWGSKELIEFLSSIGKDTSETLDQYGVADVVKNYIRQNDLLQKDKKKLVICDEKLQPLFRKSKVRYNKIHYLLERHIAANMILEDEALASSEDNRDSVMTKKARIASYQPSAPKCTPEINKRCFASLVCDNINLIYLRRSLVVHLLKEPDTFESKVIGCFVRIKNDRKDYSFHMHKKLYQLGQVTGIRKTTEEDKIKDISNVLLCIFNMPDISISMLSDEDFDEEECQDLHLLAQNKSFKRYTVGDLEEKARSLRRDIMSHWINRELQRLDRLIDMANEKGWRKAKDEYLDKKQLLRKPSEQQRLLEEVPRVIPEMEDSKDTEVQVTTRDRSTKKSTVAFQGTNGTRASFFKSTAEEKFKGTGGERELSLKSLSEEKSEATNANTDGGTSVTHTQKPGTEANNVCGIPSVQNLDNNAADKGAEVSVDGDTAGAIVQRQSIEATDVITIDDDDDDHPCEKSGQATVDLDADDAGDTHHAEHKTNNISRRGHRNVKVKRGASLHMRMWHYIDPQGDEQGPFTMEHLRNWWNNGYFRDDFRVWRTGQTSDTAIKLIDALQLIDEVVAVTGPHVVDD; this is encoded by the exons ATGACAATCATGATTGAGAAGAATGTTGATGTTGACTCTGATGGG GAGAGGGCCGATTTCAATGACAGGGCAACTTATGAATTTCTATTCAAGGAGTATTGGGAGATAGTTAGAGACAAGGAGGGCATGACTCTGGATAAACTTGAAGAAGCATATGCTATTCTGAAAAGAGGCCAAAACTGCAAACCAGATCCAGATTTAGAAAAACTTCCTGATGAAGAGCGTAATTCAGATGCTGAGTTTGTGGGCCACAGTGATGATAGTGATGAAGAGCTGTCTTCCCGAGCCAAATTAAATGGAATGACAATGAAAATAAAATCTTTCCGGAAGGGAGCTAAGTCAATGAGGAATGGCTTTGTAGGCTGGGGTTCGAAAGAACTCATTGAATTCCTTTCGTCAATCGGGAAAGATACATCAGAAACTCTAGATCAATatggtgttgctgatgttgTGAAGAACTACATTCGACAAAATGATCTATTGCAAAAAGATAAGAAAAAACTTGTCATATGTGATGAAAAGCTCCAGCCTTTGTTTAGGAAATCAAAAGTGAGGTACAACAAGATACATTACTTGCTAGAAAGGCATATTGCTGCGAACATGATATTGGAGGATGAAGCCCTTGCTAGTTCTGAGGATAACCGTGATTCAGTTATGACAAAGAAAGCACGTATTGCAAGCTATCAGCCCAGTGCCCCGAAGTGTACTCCAGAAATAAACAAGAGATGTTTTGCTTCTCTTGTTTGTGATAACATTAATCTAATCTATTTGAGGAGATCATTAGTTGTGCACCTACTTAAGGAGCCAGATACATTTGAAAGTAAAGTTATTGGCTGTTTTGTTAGAATAAAGAATGACCGCAAAGATTATAGTTTCCACATGCATAAAAAGTTGTACCAGCTTGGACAAGTAACAG GCATTAGGAAAACCACTGAAGAAGACAAGATAAAAGACATTTCAAATGTTCTTTTATGTATTTTCAACATGCCTGACATCAGCATTTCGATGTTGTCAGATGAAGACTTTGATGAG GAAGAATGTCAAGATCTTCATTTGCTGGCCCAGAATAAATCCTTTAAAAGGTATACTGTG GGTGATCTTGAGGAGAAAGCAAGGAGTTTACGCAGGGACATAATGAGTCAT TGGATTAATCGAGAGCTTCAGAGACTGGATAGATTGATTGACATGGCGAACGAGAAAGGTTGGAGAAAGGC TAAGGATGAATACCTGGATAAGAAACAGCTCTTACGCAAACCATCAGAACAACAACGTTTACTTGAAGAGGTCCCACGAGTTATTCCGGAGATGGAAGATAGTAAAGATACTGAAGTTCAAGTTACAACAAGAGACCGGTCTACTAAGAAGAGTACTGTCGCTTTTCAAG GTACCAATGGGACAAGAGCATCATTTTTTAAGAGTACTGCAGAAGAAAAATTCAAAG GTACTGGTGGGGAGAGAGAGCTTTCCTTGAAAAGTTTGTCAGAAGAAAAATCTGAAG CTACTAACGCCAACACTGATGGTGGTACATCTGTAACACATACTCAGAAACCAGGCACTGAAG CCAATAATGTATGTGGTATTCCATCTGTTCAAAACCTGGACAATAATGCAGCCGATAAAG GTGCTGAAGTGAGTGTTGACGGTGATACAGCTGGAGCAATTGTTCAAAGGCAGAGCATTGAAG CTACTGATGTTATTAccattgatgatgatgatgatgatcaccCGTGTGAGAAAAGTGGACAAGCAACAGTTGATCTAGATGCTGATGACGCTGGGGATACTCATCATGCGGAACACAAGACAAATAACATATCACGCAGAGGCCACAGAAACGTGAAGGTGAAGCGGGGAGCCTCACTGCACATGCGCATGTGGCATTACATCGATCCTCAGGGCGATGAGCAAGGGCCTTTTACGATGGAGCACCTGCGCAATTGGTGGAACAATGGCTACTTCCGCGATGATTTCAGAGTCTGGAGGACAGGCCAAACTAGCGACACTGCCATCAAGCTCATAGATGCTCTGCAGTTGATTGACGAGGTAGTGGCAGTTACGGGGCCTCATGTTGTAGATGACTAG